A DNA window from Chryseobacterium scophthalmum contains the following coding sequences:
- the sufC gene encoding Fe-S cluster assembly ATPase SufC, producing MLNIKNLHARIEDGAQILKGINLEIKPGEVHAIMGPNGAGKSTLSSVIAGKEDYEVTEGEILFDGENIIEDAPEERAHKGIFLSFQYPVEIPGVSVTNFIKAALNENRKANGLEEMPAKEMLAMIRENSEKLGIKKDFLSRSLNEGFSGGEKKRNEIFQMMMLNPKLAILDETDSGLDIDALRIVADGVNTFKNEGNAVLLITHYQRLLNYIQPDYVHVLANGKIIKTGDKSLALELEAKGYDWLLN from the coding sequence ATGTTAAATATCAAAAACTTACACGCCAGAATTGAAGATGGCGCACAGATATTAAAAGGTATCAATCTTGAAATAAAACCGGGCGAAGTTCATGCGATCATGGGACCAAACGGAGCCGGAAAATCTACTCTTTCTTCTGTAATTGCAGGGAAAGAAGATTACGAAGTTACTGAAGGTGAAATTTTATTTGATGGTGAAAACATCATCGAAGATGCTCCTGAAGAAAGAGCTCACAAAGGTATTTTCCTTTCTTTTCAGTATCCTGTAGAAATTCCTGGAGTTTCTGTGACCAATTTCATTAAAGCAGCTTTAAATGAAAACAGAAAAGCAAACGGATTAGAAGAAATGCCTGCAAAAGAAATGTTGGCAATGATTCGTGAAAATTCTGAGAAATTAGGTATTAAAAAAGATTTCCTTTCTAGATCATTGAACGAAGGTTTTTCGGGAGGTGAGAAAAAAAGAAACGAAATATTCCAGATGATGATGCTGAATCCTAAATTAGCTATTTTGGATGAGACAGATTCAGGATTAGATATCGATGCATTAAGAATCGTTGCAGATGGTGTAAACACTTTCAAAAACGAAGGAAATGCAGTTCTTTTGATTACGCACTATCAAAGATTGCTTAATTATATTCAGCCTGATTATGTACACGTTTTAGCGAACGGAAAAATCATTAAAACAGGCGACAAATCTTTAGCATTAGAATTAGAAGCAAAAGGTTACGACTGGTTGCTTAATTAA
- a CDS encoding DUF6122 family protein, translating to MCPPEIALLKTCTHYFLHLAFPAVIAFVFYRNQWKRVYFILLATMLVDLDHLFADPIFDPDRMSVGFHFLHSYYAIAVYFLLLFFKGNLRIIGIGLLFHMLTDLQDFVLWCH from the coding sequence ATGTGTCCTCCTGAAATTGCTTTACTGAAAACGTGTACGCATTACTTTCTGCATTTGGCTTTTCCTGCAGTTATAGCTTTTGTTTTTTATCGTAATCAATGGAAAAGAGTTTATTTTATTCTTTTGGCGACAATGCTGGTTGATCTCGATCATTTATTTGCAGATCCTATTTTCGACCCCGACAGAATGAGTGTAGGTTTTCATTTTCTGCATTCTTATTATGCGATTGCGGTGTATTTTTTGCTGCTCTTTTTTAAAGGAAATTTAAGAATTATCGGCATCGGTTTGCTCTTTCATATGCTGACCGACTTGCAGGATTTTGTTTTGTGGTGTCATTAA
- a CDS encoding calcium:proton antiporter: MKPKEFLQYTYIFPVLAVIYYFAGFMGQGLISDIIAGILLTGSVLSAVHHAEVVAHKVGEPYGTIILALCITIIEVALIVSLMVAGGEQAITLARDTVFAAVMIILNGIIGICVLVGGVKYFEQFFARTSATTYLVSIVSILVITLVLPNFTSSVNGPYYNNAQLVFVSIACLVIYGVFLMVQTVRHRSYFVPADGNAEEHFIPNKTQAIVSFFLLVVCLIIVVLMAKGLSKTIEDMVQSMGAPKSLVGVIIAGVVLLPEGLAAIRAARNNQFQSSLNLALGSALASIGLSIPAISAVSIMYDIPLVLGLDKKDIILLTLSVFIVMLSLSRGKTNVLYGTVLLVNLAAYIFTVIVP, translated from the coding sequence ATGAAGCCAAAAGAATTTTTACAATACACCTATATTTTTCCCGTTCTTGCTGTAATTTACTACTTCGCAGGATTCATGGGACAAGGACTTATTTCTGATATTATTGCAGGAATTTTATTAACCGGAAGTGTTTTATCTGCGGTACATCATGCAGAAGTAGTCGCTCACAAAGTCGGCGAACCTTACGGAACGATTATTTTGGCGCTCTGTATCACAATTATTGAAGTCGCGCTTATTGTTTCGCTGATGGTTGCAGGTGGAGAACAGGCAATTACTTTAGCCAGGGATACGGTTTTTGCGGCCGTAATGATTATCTTAAATGGAATTATTGGTATTTGTGTATTGGTGGGTGGTGTAAAATATTTTGAACAGTTTTTTGCGCGAACTTCTGCTACAACCTATCTCGTAAGTATTGTTTCTATTTTGGTGATTACTTTGGTTCTTCCTAATTTTACTTCAAGCGTCAATGGACCTTATTATAATAATGCGCAATTGGTTTTTGTTTCTATTGCCTGTCTTGTCATTTATGGAGTCTTTTTAATGGTGCAAACCGTGAGACACAGAAGCTATTTTGTTCCTGCAGACGGAAATGCAGAAGAACATTTTATACCGAATAAAACACAGGCAATTGTGAGCTTTTTCTTGTTGGTTGTATGTCTGATCATTGTTGTTTTAATGGCAAAAGGTCTTTCTAAAACCATCGAAGATATGGTGCAAAGTATGGGAGCTCCAAAATCTTTAGTGGGTGTTATTATTGCGGGTGTTGTGCTTCTTCCGGAAGGTTTGGCGGCAATTCGTGCAGCGAGAAATAATCAGTTTCAGTCGAGTTTAAATTTGGCTTTAGGATCTGCTTTAGCAAGTATTGGATTAAGTATTCCCGCAATTTCTGCAGTGAGTATTATGTATGATATTCCTTTGGTTTTAGGTCTTGATAAGAAAGATATTATACTTCTTACTTTGTCTGTATTTATCGTGATGTTATCCTTAAGCCGAGGGAAAACCAACGTTTTGTACGGAACTGTTTTGTTAGTCAATTTAGCAGCCTATATTTTTACCGTAATTGTACCGTAA
- the gdhA gene encoding NADP-specific glutamate dehydrogenase, with protein sequence MEQYNIDQKIQEFIAKIEAKNPNEPEFLQAVKEVAVTVIPFILTRKEYTGMKLLERMAEAERIIIFRVPWVDDKGEIQVNRGFRIQMNSAIGPYKGGIRFHPTVNLSVLKFLAFEQVFKNSLTTLPMGGGKGGSDFDPQGKSDMEVMRFCQAFMTELCKHIGPETDVPAGDIGVGAREIGYLFGQYKKVRNEFTGVLTGKGLAYGGSLIRPEATGYGVVYFAEQMLKTIGQTFKDKTVTVSGFGNVAWGVIKKVNELGGKVVTLSGPDGYIYDKDGIDGEKIDYLLELRASGNNRAEDYAKKYPSAVFHAGKRPWEVKCDVAIPSATQNELHLEDARLLVENGCVCVTEAANMPSTLDAINYFLENKVLFSPGKASNAGGVATSGLEMTQNSIRLNWTSEEVDARLKEIMIGIHKACRDYGKEEDGYVNYVKGANIAGFVKVAEAMLAQGVV encoded by the coding sequence ATGGAACAATATAATATTGACCAGAAAATCCAGGAGTTTATTGCTAAAATTGAGGCAAAAAATCCTAACGAACCGGAATTTTTACAGGCAGTAAAAGAAGTTGCTGTAACTGTAATTCCGTTTATCTTGACCAGAAAAGAATATACCGGAATGAAGCTCCTAGAGAGAATGGCTGAAGCGGAAAGAATTATTATTTTCAGAGTTCCATGGGTTGATGACAAAGGTGAAATTCAGGTAAACAGAGGTTTCAGAATTCAGATGAACTCTGCAATCGGACCTTACAAAGGAGGAATTCGTTTCCACCCTACGGTAAACCTTTCTGTACTTAAATTCTTAGCTTTCGAGCAGGTATTCAAAAACTCTTTAACTACGCTTCCAATGGGAGGTGGAAAAGGTGGTTCAGACTTCGATCCTCAAGGAAAATCTGATATGGAAGTAATGCGTTTTTGCCAGGCTTTCATGACAGAATTATGCAAGCACATTGGTCCTGAAACAGATGTTCCTGCAGGAGACATCGGTGTTGGAGCAAGAGAAATCGGATATTTATTCGGTCAGTACAAGAAAGTAAGAAACGAATTTACAGGAGTTCTTACCGGAAAAGGTCTTGCTTACGGTGGATCATTAATCCGTCCTGAAGCGACTGGTTACGGTGTTGTTTACTTTGCTGAGCAAATGTTGAAAACTATCGGACAAACTTTTAAAGATAAAACAGTAACTGTTTCAGGTTTCGGAAACGTAGCTTGGGGAGTTATCAAAAAAGTAAATGAACTGGGTGGTAAAGTGGTTACACTTTCAGGACCGGACGGTTATATTTACGATAAAGACGGAATTGACGGTGAAAAAATTGATTATTTGTTAGAGCTTAGAGCTTCAGGAAATAACAGAGCCGAAGATTATGCTAAAAAATATCCTTCAGCTGTATTCCACGCTGGAAAACGTCCTTGGGAAGTGAAGTGTGATGTAGCCATCCCTTCTGCAACTCAGAACGAACTTCATTTAGAAGATGCAAGATTATTGGTAGAAAACGGTTGCGTTTGTGTAACTGAAGCTGCCAATATGCCTTCAACTTTAGATGCTATTAATTATTTCCTTGAAAACAAAGTATTGTTCTCTCCAGGGAAAGCTTCTAACGCAGGTGGTGTAGCTACTTCAGGATTAGAAATGACTCAAAACTCTATCAGATTAAACTGGACTTCTGAGGAAGTTGACGCAAGATTGAAAGAGATTATGATCGGAATCCACAAAGCTTGTAGAGACTACGGTAAAGAGGAAGACGGCTATGTAAACTACGTAAAAGGCGCTAACATCGCCGGATTTGTAAAAGTAGCTGAAGCAATGCTTGCTCAAGGAGTAGTATAA
- a CDS encoding rhomboid family intramembrane serine protease: MIKNIIHKKAFIAPLLMLAAMWFGYLLQTMGFFSSCFGAIIPLLPEGLLGIITSPLLHGSIDHIIGNSIPIAVLMFLLYQFYSEVATKVFVMGWISTGLLLWLLPPIDIMTGEYNYTCTIGASGVVYVLAFFLFFSGVFKWNMKLLTISLLVVLYYGSLIWGMFPEELFNNLDEPSKISWQAHLSGALMGSAMAYIFKGSGEKKKRYIWEFPNYYSEKDDKLWQEYKENHPDDFLELPYKKNEDVWDYLEELRRK, translated from the coding sequence ATGATTAAAAATATAATTCACAAAAAAGCATTTATCGCTCCCTTATTGATGCTTGCTGCAATGTGGTTTGGATACCTTTTGCAGACAATGGGATTTTTCTCGAGCTGTTTCGGGGCAATTATTCCGCTTTTGCCTGAAGGTTTATTGGGAATCATAACTTCGCCTCTTTTACATGGCAGTATCGATCATATTATAGGAAACTCTATCCCGATTGCAGTGCTTATGTTTTTATTATATCAGTTTTATTCTGAAGTAGCCACCAAAGTTTTTGTGATGGGTTGGATAAGTACAGGTCTTCTTCTTTGGCTGTTGCCTCCCATCGATATTATGACAGGAGAGTATAATTACACATGCACCATTGGAGCGAGTGGTGTTGTCTATGTTTTGGCATTTTTTCTTTTTTTCAGTGGAGTTTTTAAATGGAATATGAAGCTTTTGACGATTTCACTTCTCGTAGTTTTATACTATGGAAGCTTAATCTGGGGAATGTTTCCGGAAGAGCTTTTTAATAATCTTGACGAACCAAGTAAAATTTCTTGGCAGGCTCATTTATCCGGTGCGTTAATGGGAAGCGCAATGGCTTATATTTTTAAAGGATCAGGCGAAAAGAAAAAAAGATATATCTGGGAATTCCCCAATTACTACAGCGAAAAAGACGATAAACTTTGGCAGGAATACAAAGAAAACCATCCTGATGATTTCCTGGAATTGCCTTATAAAAAAAATGAAGATGTTTGGGATTATTTGGAAGAATTAAGGCGAAAATAA
- a CDS encoding group III truncated hemoglobin — protein MKNLESREDIELLVNSFYDKVVKDETIGFFFKDIIKVDWDKHLPKMYSFWESILFGQMSYKGNPMAVHFPINQLEAMEKRHFERWLELWKQTIEENFTGENASMAITKSENIANLMSYKMEMARKI, from the coding sequence ATGAAAAATTTAGAATCAAGAGAAGATATAGAGTTATTGGTTAATTCATTTTACGATAAAGTAGTAAAAGATGAAACGATTGGTTTCTTCTTTAAAGACATCATAAAAGTAGATTGGGATAAGCATTTACCAAAAATGTATTCATTCTGGGAAAGCATTCTTTTCGGTCAAATGAGCTACAAAGGAAACCCGATGGCGGTACATTTTCCCATCAACCAATTAGAAGCGATGGAAAAAAGACATTTTGAAAGATGGCTTGAATTATGGAAACAAACAATTGAAGAGAATTTCACAGGTGAAAATGCTTCTATGGCCATAACAAAATCTGAAAACATTGCAAATCTGATGTCTTATAAAATGGAAATGGCGAGAAAAATTTAG
- a CDS encoding DUF3078 domain-containing protein codes for MRKILLPISIFLGMYVSAQETNADSPAADTLKAWSIQAQNTLMLNQAAFSNWVGGGANNVGWLAGVNYNLTYEKGKYLWENIIVLGYGQNNTKGVGTRKTQDVINLSTNFGKEFVKNWYLSAGASLQSQFAAGYEDGNNPEAAKLSNFMAPGFVNIGVGVTYRPNDNFTMTLRPANARMTFVLDEELQKAGTYGLKNDGDSMLFQFGFLGTAIYKMKLMENISLINTGSVFSNYIDHPERLVLSYGAVLNMKINRFISTNITVDVLYDHNQIQKTQLKQTLGVGFAYNIDNGVKRSERKDNQSWLKK; via the coding sequence ATGAGAAAAATTTTATTGCCAATTTCCATATTTCTGGGAATGTATGTTTCTGCTCAGGAAACAAATGCAGATTCACCTGCAGCAGATACTTTAAAAGCATGGTCTATTCAGGCTCAAAACACATTAATGCTCAATCAGGCTGCCTTTTCAAATTGGGTAGGTGGTGGAGCCAACAATGTAGGTTGGCTTGCCGGAGTAAACTATAATCTTACTTACGAAAAAGGCAAATATCTCTGGGAAAACATTATTGTTTTGGGATATGGACAAAATAACACTAAAGGAGTCGGAACACGAAAAACTCAGGATGTCATTAATCTATCAACCAATTTTGGAAAAGAATTTGTAAAAAACTGGTATCTTTCTGCAGGTGCAAGTTTACAGTCTCAATTTGCAGCTGGTTATGAAGATGGAAATAATCCTGAAGCAGCTAAACTTTCCAATTTTATGGCTCCGGGTTTTGTGAATATTGGTGTTGGTGTTACATATCGTCCAAATGATAATTTTACAATGACTTTAAGACCTGCCAATGCAAGAATGACTTTTGTTCTTGATGAAGAGCTTCAAAAAGCCGGAACTTATGGTTTGAAAAATGATGGCGATTCTATGCTGTTTCAGTTCGGTTTCTTGGGAACGGCTATTTATAAAATGAAATTAATGGAAAACATTAGCCTAATCAATACAGGCTCGGTATTTTCAAATTATATCGATCATCCGGAAAGGTTGGTGCTTTCTTATGGCGCTGTTTTAAATATGAAAATAAATAGATTTATTTCAACCAATATTACCGTTGATGTTTTGTATGATCACAATCAGATTCAGAAAACTCAGTTGAAACAAACTTTGGGAGTTGGTTTTGCCTATAATATTGACAACGGCGTGAAAAGATCTGAAAGAAAAGATAACCAATCTTGGCTGAAGAAATAG
- the sufD gene encoding Fe-S cluster assembly protein SufD yields MSLNEQILNNHSEFLSTLRHRFLDETRVEALGKFVKLGFPTKKDEEYKYTNIKEIIEKDYNFFPKESHNITKEQLDELHFGEENFDWIVFVNGQLHKELSKISIENAEFLSFNYALNDENHKDVFDTYFNTIAAKDLAFTNLNQAYCKYGFFLKIPKNVVIEKPIHVFYLSQNQEENTFYNTRNLLIVEEGAKVEVIESHHNFDETYVFTNSVTEIFTSPNAKADWHKLQNDNDTSYLVDHTFAKQERDSLTTVNTFSFGGKIVRNNLDFIQNGSNINSFMNGITIIGKDQLVDHHTAVHHNQPNCESYQNYKGIFKDKSHGVFNGKVFVDKLAQKTNAYQQNNNVLLSEGATIDTKPQLEIFADDVKCSHGCTVGQLNKDALFYLRARGISKKEAQALLLFAFANDAMQNIDIEPLKEKISKLLTEKLEVNIEF; encoded by the coding sequence ATGAGTTTAAACGAACAAATTTTAAATAATCACAGCGAATTTCTTAGTACCCTTCGTCACCGTTTTTTAGATGAAACGAGAGTTGAAGCATTAGGGAAATTTGTTAAACTTGGTTTTCCTACAAAGAAAGACGAAGAATATAAATATACCAACATTAAAGAAATCATCGAGAAAGATTATAATTTTTTCCCGAAAGAAAGCCATAACATCACCAAAGAGCAGCTTGATGAGCTGCATTTTGGAGAAGAAAATTTTGACTGGATTGTTTTTGTAAACGGTCAGCTTCACAAAGAGCTTTCTAAGATTTCTATTGAAAACGCAGAGTTTTTATCATTCAATTACGCTTTGAATGACGAAAATCATAAAGATGTTTTCGATACCTATTTCAATACAATTGCAGCAAAAGATTTAGCTTTTACTAATCTGAACCAGGCGTATTGCAAATATGGTTTCTTCCTAAAGATACCTAAAAACGTTGTGATTGAAAAACCAATTCACGTTTTTTATCTTTCTCAAAATCAGGAAGAAAACACATTTTACAACACAAGAAATTTATTGATTGTAGAAGAAGGAGCAAAAGTTGAAGTGATTGAAAGCCACCACAATTTTGATGAAACGTATGTTTTCACCAATTCTGTGACAGAAATTTTCACATCACCGAATGCAAAAGCAGATTGGCATAAATTGCAGAATGACAACGATACTTCTTATTTGGTAGATCATACTTTTGCAAAACAGGAAAGAGACAGTTTAACGACAGTTAATACTTTTTCTTTTGGCGGAAAAATCGTTAGAAATAATTTAGATTTTATTCAAAACGGATCGAATATCAATTCTTTCATGAACGGAATCACGATTATCGGTAAAGATCAGTTGGTAGATCACCACACTGCTGTTCACCACAATCAGCCAAACTGTGAAAGTTACCAGAATTATAAAGGTATTTTTAAAGATAAATCTCACGGAGTTTTCAACGGAAAAGTTTTTGTAGATAAATTGGCACAAAAAACCAATGCTTATCAGCAAAATAATAACGTTCTTTTAAGCGAAGGAGCTACAATTGATACAAAACCTCAATTGGAGATCTTTGCAGACGACGTGAAGTGTTCTCACGGTTGTACAGTTGGACAACTGAATAAAGATGCTTTATTTTATTTGAGAGCAAGAGGAATTTCTAAAAAAGAAGCTCAGGCTTTATTGTTATTTGCTTTCGCAAACGATGCAATGCAGAATATCGACATCGAGCCTTTAAAGGAGAAAATTTCAAAGCTTTTGACAGAAAAACTGGAAGTTAATATTGAGTTTTAA
- a CDS encoding YkgJ family cysteine cluster protein: MNLDFYKTQALQKQKEHKKFLDGLKKKPPKNLDYVVQETHEEVFERVDCLQCANCCKTTGPLYTEKDIERISKHLRMKQADFESKFLRVDEDNDKVLQNLPCYFLNDDNTCSIYEVRPKACREYPHTDRKKIYQINHLMIKNTVICPAAFEFVESMMKNLNK; encoded by the coding sequence TTGAATTTAGACTTTTATAAAACCCAAGCTTTACAGAAACAGAAAGAACACAAAAAGTTTTTGGATGGTTTAAAGAAAAAACCGCCTAAAAACCTCGATTATGTCGTTCAGGAAACTCATGAAGAAGTCTTTGAGAGGGTAGATTGTCTTCAATGTGCCAATTGCTGTAAAACCACCGGGCCGCTTTATACTGAAAAAGATATAGAAAGAATTTCAAAACATCTACGGATGAAACAGGCAGATTTTGAAAGTAAATTTCTGCGTGTAGATGAAGATAATGACAAAGTTTTACAAAATCTTCCGTGTTATTTTTTGAATGATGATAATACGTGTTCTATTTACGAAGTTCGGCCAAAAGCATGCAGAGAATATCCACACACAGACCGGAAAAAGATTTATCAGATCAATCATTTAATGATAAAAAACACGGTGATTTGTCCGGCTGCTTTTGAGTTTGTAGAAAGCATGATGAAGAATTTGAATAAATAG
- a CDS encoding DUF3078 domain-containing protein has product MRKIFMLFFIYLSVSSFAQVIISDSAAVDTIKKPRHWSVLAKNSVMFNQAAFSNWVGGGANNVGWLASANYNLTYEKGRHLWENIIILNYGQNTTKGIGTRKTQDVLNFSTNYGRQFSKSWYVSAGASLLSQFSGGFEDGNNPEAKKISNFMAPGYVNAGLGITYRPDENLTVTLRPANGRFTFVLDKELQLAGNYGLKSDGDFFLMQLGFLGSAIYKVKLMENIEMTNTASIFSNYLDKPDHMVLSYNMLLNMKINRFISSIVTVDVMYDHNQIQKTQLKQTLGIGFAYNIDNGVKRSARKDNQWWLKK; this is encoded by the coding sequence ATGAGAAAGATTTTCATGTTATTTTTTATTTATCTAAGTGTAAGTTCTTTTGCACAGGTAATTATCAGTGATTCTGCAGCAGTTGATACTATTAAAAAGCCAAGACATTGGTCTGTTCTTGCCAAGAATAGTGTGATGTTTAATCAGGCAGCTTTTTCTAACTGGGTTGGTGGGGGAGCCAATAATGTAGGTTGGCTTGCAAGTGCAAATTATAATCTTACCTATGAAAAAGGACGCCATCTTTGGGAAAATATTATCATCTTAAATTATGGGCAAAATACTACAAAAGGAATTGGTACCAGAAAAACACAAGATGTTCTTAATTTTTCTACAAACTACGGTAGACAGTTTTCAAAAAGTTGGTATGTTTCTGCGGGAGCGAGTTTACTTTCTCAGTTTTCGGGAGGTTTTGAAGATGGAAATAATCCAGAAGCAAAAAAAATATCAAATTTTATGGCTCCGGGTTATGTGAATGCCGGTTTAGGGATAACTTATAGACCTGACGAAAATCTCACTGTAACTTTAAGACCTGCCAACGGAAGGTTTACATTTGTCCTTGATAAAGAGCTTCAGCTTGCCGGAAATTATGGCTTAAAGTCGGATGGTGATTTTTTCCTGATGCAGCTCGGTTTTCTTGGTTCTGCAATCTATAAAGTAAAGTTGATGGAAAATATTGAAATGACCAATACAGCTTCTATATTCTCAAATTATCTTGATAAACCAGATCATATGGTGCTTTCGTACAATATGCTTTTAAATATGAAAATCAATAGGTTTATCTCTTCCATCGTTACGGTAGACGTAATGTATGATCATAATCAGATACAAAAAACTCAGCTGAAACAAACACTCGGAATAGGATTTGCGTATAATATTGATAATGGTGTAAAACGTTCAGCCAGAAAAGATAATCAATGGTGGTTAAAGAAATAA
- a CDS encoding iron chaperone has translation MKDTFTNFNEYFLLFPEEVQLKMEILRKAIHSQSPDLEEYIGYQMPAFKYKEKPLVYFAAYKNHIGFYPLPEAIVHFENDFIKRKYKFSKGAVQFPLKEDLPLDLIEKMMEFRIMEIKQNLKH, from the coding sequence ATGAAAGATACATTCACAAATTTTAATGAATATTTTCTTCTCTTTCCCGAAGAAGTACAGTTGAAAATGGAGATTTTAAGAAAAGCAATACACTCCCAAAGCCCTGATTTGGAAGAATATATTGGTTATCAAATGCCTGCTTTTAAATATAAAGAGAAACCTTTGGTTTATTTTGCAGCTTATAAAAATCACATTGGTTTTTATCCACTTCCGGAAGCAATTGTACATTTTGAAAATGATTTTATTAAAAGAAAATATAAGTTTTCGAAAGGTGCGGTGCAATTTCCGTTGAAAGAAGATTTACCGTTGGATTTGATTGAAAAAATGATGGAATTTAGGATAATGGAAATAAAACAAAACCTGAAACATTAA
- the dprA gene encoding DNA-processing protein DprA, with protein sequence MYSEEHLYSIALRECNFIGDINFSKLVRRFGTAENVWKTSKKELSKTDGIGMKIISDIGNPEHLKFAEKELSFCEKNSIKINLRHQNDLPFLLNECDDAPAILYQKGSFETNLKTISLVGTRNITSYGKKFIEDFFEESKSHQFISVSGLALGVDKEVHEQSLKHQIPTIGVLAHGFHTFYPSKNRKLSEKIIEEKGGLLTEFNSSRKPDRENFIQRNRIVAGISPATIVVETAFGGGSVSTATFANTYNRDVFALPGRIGDKYSQGCNHLIFQNKATAISTIKDLLDLLGFNDPKEKIEELFPHSKITIQLSENQELIYKNISENPHISLDDLAEKISVSSHKLLPVILELELLGKVKSFSGRQFIAM encoded by the coding sequence ATGTATTCTGAAGAACATCTCTACTCTATCGCTCTTCGCGAGTGTAATTTTATTGGTGATATTAATTTTTCCAAACTTGTACGCCGTTTTGGAACAGCAGAAAATGTTTGGAAAACTTCTAAGAAAGAACTCAGCAAAACCGACGGAATCGGTATGAAAATCATTTCCGATATTGGAAATCCTGAACATCTTAAATTTGCAGAAAAAGAACTTTCATTTTGCGAAAAAAATTCCATAAAAATTAATTTGCGCCATCAAAATGATCTTCCTTTTTTATTAAATGAATGTGATGATGCTCCTGCAATACTTTATCAGAAAGGAAGTTTTGAAACCAATTTAAAAACTATAAGTTTAGTCGGAACCAGAAATATAACGTCTTACGGGAAAAAATTCATTGAAGATTTTTTTGAAGAATCAAAATCCCATCAGTTTATTTCTGTCAGCGGTTTGGCTTTGGGTGTTGACAAAGAAGTTCATGAACAATCTTTAAAACATCAAATTCCTACCATCGGAGTTTTAGCTCATGGTTTTCATACCTTCTACCCTTCTAAAAATAGAAAACTTTCAGAAAAAATTATTGAAGAAAAAGGAGGATTGCTTACCGAATTTAATTCGTCAAGAAAGCCAGACCGTGAAAATTTTATCCAAAGAAACAGAATTGTTGCCGGAATTTCTCCTGCTACCATCGTTGTAGAAACAGCATTCGGAGGCGGATCTGTAAGTACCGCGACATTTGCAAACACTTATAACAGAGATGTTTTTGCTCTTCCCGGAAGAATAGGTGACAAATACAGTCAAGGATGCAATCATTTAATTTTTCAGAATAAAGCCACCGCAATTTCCACCATTAAAGACTTACTCGATCTGCTCGGATTTAATGATCCTAAAGAAAAAATAGAAGAGCTTTTCCCACACAGCAAAATTACAATTCAATTATCTGAAAATCAAGAATTAATATATAAAAACATCTCAGAAAATCCACACATCTCCTTAGACGATTTAGCAGAGAAAATATCGGTGTCTTCGCACAAATTATTGCCTGTAATTTTAGAATTAGAGCTTTTGGGAAAAGTAAAATCGTTTTCCGGGAGACAATTTATAGCAATGTAA